In Streptomyces sp. NBC_00341, the DNA window CCCTTCTCCGGGACGGCGCGGCCGCCGACGCGGACGACGAGGTCCTTGTGCTCGCCGCCGACCTGGGCCGCACCGTAGACGAAGCCGTCGGCGCCGAGCTCCTCGACGACGTTGACCGAGACGGCCAGGCCGGCCGGGGCGTCGGCGGAGTCCTTGGTGAGGGACTTCGCGGCGGCGCCGCCGTGCTCGACGATGTCGAAGTGCTCGGGACGGATACCGACCGTCACGGTGGTGTCACCGCGGTCGGCGGCGGCGGTGAGCGCCTCGCGGGAGACCGGGACGACGCTGTTGCCGAACTTCACGCCACCGTCGGTGATCGGGACCTCGACCAGGTTCATGGCCGGGGAGCCGATGAAGCCGGCCACGAAGAGGTTCGACGGCTTGTCGTACATGTTGCGCGGCGAGTCGACCTGCTGGAGCAGACCGTCCTTGAGGACCGCGACACGGTCACCCATGGTGAGGGCCTCGACCTGGTCGTGGGTGACGTACACGGTCGTGATGCCCAGGCGGCGCTGGAGCGAGGCGATCTGCGTACGGGTGGAGACACGGAGCTTGGCGTCGAGGTTCGACAGCGGCTCGTCCATGAGGAAGACCTGCGGCTCACGGACGATGGCACGGCCCATCGCGACACGCTGGCGCTGACCACCGGAGAGCGCCTTCGGCTTGCGGTCGAGGTAGTCGGTGAGGTCCAGCATCTTGGCGGCCTCTTCGACCTTCGCCCGGATCTCGGTCTTGTTGATACCGGCGATCTTCAGCGCGAAGCCCATGTTGTCCGCGACGGACATGTGCGGGTACAGCGCGTAGTTCTGGAACACCATCGCGATGTCCCGGTCCTTCGGCGGCAGGTGCGTGACGTCGCGGTCACCGATGCGGATCGCGCCGCCGTTGACGTCCTCAAGACCCGCGAGCATGCGCAGGGAGGTCGACTTGCCACAACCGGAGGGACCGACGAGGACGAGGAACTCGCCGTCCTCGATGTCGATCTCGAGCTGGTCAACCGCGGGCTTCGTGGAGCCGGGGTATACGCGGGACGCCTTGTCGAACGTGACACTGGCCATGCTGAATCTTCTCCTCCACCGGCAGGAACGTGCCGGACGATCCGTTGTAAGGGAGTGGTCTGGTCCACTTGAGTGAACCTTCAGCGACGCTACCTGGCCATTTCGAATCTGTCAGTAGTTCTTGGGCCACGAATATCTCCCTGCCAGAGCCCCGCACTTTTGACCGCATGCCACCAGTAGCACTTCCTGCTTCGGCACCCCCGCCGTACCGACGTACCCCTGAAGGGCACCCCTGGCCGGTCTTACTCGGGCTCCACAGGCTTGACGACCGACGGCCCGTCGGTCCGTACCGCAGTCCTTCACCTGTCTCACGCGGCCAGCGGCACGTCTGCCGGCTCTGATGCCTTGATCACTGAAGGCGGGACCCGTCCCGGCGGGAGCGCGGAGGCCACCAGCCAGTACAGCCGCATGCCCTCAGCGCGGAGGTTCCGTGCTGCATTCACGTCCCGGTCGTGTGCCGCACCGCACTCCGTGCACGTCCACTCCCGCACGGACACGTCGAGTGACGGCCCCTTTGCGTGGCAGCCGGAACACCGGCGCGTCGACGGGAAGAATCGGTCCACGATCACCAGCGTCCGCCCGTACCAGGCGCACTTGTAGCGCAGCTGACGGAGTAGCTCGCCCCAGGCGGCGTCGATGATCGACCGGAGCTCCCTTTCGTACTTCTTCAGCAGCCGCGGATGATCCACGTGTTCCGGGTCCTCGGCCCACCGGAAGCCGGTCCTTACGTAAGTCGCCGAATCTCGTGACCGGTGCTTCCTCTTCCGCTGCGGACGCTTGGTCAACTGCTTGAAGAATCGGGTGAACGCTCCGTCCAGGTGTCGCAACGGCTGCTGAAGCACTGTCGATGACACTTCACGCAGCCAGGACGTCTCCGACGCCTGCCGCCACCCCGTCAGCGCCCGACACGACTCGGCGAACCCCACCGAAACGCGATGCCGTTCCCAGGCGCCCGTCCGCAGC includes these proteins:
- a CDS encoding zinc ribbon domain-containing protein; its protein translation is MGFAESCRALTGWRQASETSWLREVSSTVLQQPLRHLDGAFTRFFKQLTKRPQRKRKHRSRDSATYVRTGFRWAEDPEHVDHPRLLKKYERELRSIIDAAWGELLRQLRYKCAWYGRTLVIVDRFFPSTRRCSGCHAKGPSLDVSVREWTCTECGAAHDRDVNAARNLRAEGMRLYWLVASALPPGRVPPSVIKASEPADVPLAA
- a CDS encoding ABC transporter ATP-binding protein — encoded protein: MASVTFDKASRVYPGSTKPAVDQLEIDIEDGEFLVLVGPSGCGKSTSLRMLAGLEDVNGGAIRIGDRDVTHLPPKDRDIAMVFQNYALYPHMSVADNMGFALKIAGINKTEIRAKVEEAAKMLDLTDYLDRKPKALSGGQRQRVAMGRAIVREPQVFLMDEPLSNLDAKLRVSTRTQIASLQRRLGITTVYVTHDQVEALTMGDRVAVLKDGLLQQVDSPRNMYDKPSNLFVAGFIGSPAMNLVEVPITDGGVKFGNSVVPVSREALTAAADRGDTTVTVGIRPEHFDIVEHGGAAAKSLTKDSADAPAGLAVSVNVVEELGADGFVYGAAQVGGEHKDLVVRVGGRAVPEKGTKLHVVPRPDELHVFATSTGERLTD